A single Brevundimonas sp. M20 DNA region contains:
- the dxr gene encoding 1-deoxy-D-xylulose-5-phosphate reductoisomerase, whose translation MIRRRVTVLGSTGSVGCSTLDLMAQAEASGAGAFEVEVLTGGANIARLAEQARRWKPKLAITADPARLTDLREALSGTGVEAAAGEAAITEAATRPVDWVMASIVGAAGLRSAWAAAGTGATLALANKESLVCCGPALIERVKASSGRLIPVDSEHSAIFQVFPHEAPEQVSKLVLTASGGPFRTTPVGDMAGITPEQAVAHPNWSMGAKISVDSASMANKGLEMIEAAYLFDTPAGRIDVVVHPESIIHSLVEYVDGSTLAQMGPPDMKTPIACALAWPDRIGWAAPRLDLAALGRLTFEAPDETRFPMLKLARQALQAGGVAPIVFNAANEVAALAFLDRRLGFLNIAAVVADTLSRVTASGVDSGSQNACDAALAVDAQARRVAELTVRGLAAAA comes from the coding sequence GTGATCCGCCGTCGCGTGACCGTGCTGGGCTCGACCGGGTCGGTCGGCTGTTCGACGCTGGACCTTATGGCGCAGGCCGAGGCGAGCGGGGCAGGGGCGTTCGAGGTCGAGGTTCTGACCGGGGGCGCCAACATCGCCCGACTGGCCGAGCAGGCCCGACGCTGGAAGCCGAAGCTGGCCATCACCGCCGATCCGGCCCGATTGACCGACCTGCGCGAGGCCCTTTCGGGAACCGGCGTCGAGGCGGCGGCGGGCGAGGCGGCGATCACCGAGGCGGCGACGCGGCCTGTGGACTGGGTGATGGCCTCCATCGTCGGCGCGGCGGGCCTGCGGTCCGCCTGGGCGGCGGCGGGGACGGGGGCGACGCTGGCGCTGGCCAATAAGGAAAGCCTGGTCTGCTGTGGTCCGGCCCTGATCGAACGGGTCAAGGCGTCGAGCGGGCGGCTGATCCCGGTGGACTCGGAGCATTCGGCGATCTTCCAGGTCTTCCCGCATGAGGCGCCGGAGCAGGTGTCGAAGCTGGTCCTGACCGCGTCCGGCGGCCCGTTCCGGACCACGCCGGTCGGCGATATGGCGGGAATCACTCCCGAGCAGGCCGTGGCCCATCCCAATTGGAGCATGGGGGCCAAGATTTCGGTCGACAGCGCCAGCATGGCCAACAAGGGGCTGGAGATGATCGAGGCGGCCTATCTGTTCGATACGCCGGCCGGGCGGATCGATGTGGTGGTGCACCCTGAATCGATCATTCACAGTCTGGTGGAGTACGTCGACGGCTCGACGCTGGCCCAGATGGGGCCGCCGGACATGAAGACGCCGATCGCCTGCGCCCTGGCCTGGCCTGACCGGATCGGCTGGGCCGCGCCCCGGCTGGACCTCGCCGCGCTGGGCCGCCTGACCTTCGAGGCCCCGGATGAGACCCGGTTTCCGATGCTGAAACTGGCCCGTCAGGCGCTGCAGGCGGGGGGCGTGGCCCCGATCGTCTTCAACGCCGCGAACGAGGTGGCGGCCCTGGCTTTCCTTGACCGCCGACTGGGCTTTCTAAATATTGCCGCAGTCGTCGCCGACACCTTGTCGCGCGTGACGGCTTCGGGGGTGGATTCCGGTTCCCAAAACGCCTGCGACGCGGCTCTGGCCGTGGACGCGCAGGCGCGGCGGGTGGCGGAGTTGACCGTTCGGGGTCTCGCAGCAGCGGCCTGA
- a CDS encoding RIP metalloprotease has translation MTGFIGQALIYIVPFLLLLTFIVTIHELGHFLVARAFGVKVDRFSIGFGRALLSRTDRKGIEWRLGWIPLGGYVKFSGDLDASSVPDQAGLDELKSRVVAEHGPAAVKEYFHFKPVWQRALIVAAGPLSNFALALVLLTLLFSVIGERIEAPRVARVAEGSPAAAAGFQPRDLITAINGRPVTEGVEVTRTILLSANDPLTFTVQRGGQVVSLVATPVRQLEEDEVAGRTKVARVGLYLGAMQQSDFSYRRLNPFEAVGKGADAMVSVVTTTFTYLGRIFVGKESGDLLNGPLGIAKAAGGVTKQAVAYEAPPSVLILNLVLTYLQFAAIVSIGMGIVNLLPIPVLDGGHLMFYGYEAVARRPVPARVQEVGYRVGLALLAGLMLFATWNDLQKLSLFKFLGGLA, from the coding sequence ATGACAGGCTTTATCGGCCAGGCGCTGATCTACATCGTGCCGTTCCTGCTGTTGCTGACGTTCATCGTCACCATCCACGAACTGGGCCACTTCCTTGTCGCGCGCGCCTTCGGCGTGAAGGTCGACCGGTTTTCCATCGGCTTCGGGCGCGCCCTGCTGAGCCGGACCGACAGGAAGGGCATCGAATGGCGGCTCGGGTGGATTCCGCTGGGCGGCTATGTGAAATTCTCGGGCGATCTGGACGCCTCCAGCGTGCCGGACCAGGCGGGACTGGATGAGCTGAAGTCCCGCGTGGTCGCCGAGCACGGCCCGGCGGCGGTGAAAGAGTATTTCCATTTCAAGCCGGTGTGGCAGCGCGCGCTGATCGTGGCGGCCGGGCCGCTGTCGAACTTCGCGCTCGCTCTGGTGCTGCTGACCCTGCTGTTCAGCGTGATCGGCGAGCGGATCGAGGCCCCACGCGTGGCCCGGGTCGCCGAGGGCAGCCCCGCGGCCGCCGCGGGCTTCCAGCCGCGCGATCTGATCACCGCCATCAACGGTCGTCCGGTCACCGAGGGCGTCGAGGTCACCCGGACCATCCTCCTGTCGGCCAATGATCCCCTGACCTTCACCGTTCAACGCGGAGGACAGGTGGTGTCGCTGGTGGCCACCCCGGTCCGTCAACTTGAGGAAGACGAGGTCGCCGGACGCACCAAGGTTGCGCGGGTGGGCCTGTATCTGGGCGCGATGCAGCAATCGGACTTCAGCTATCGCCGCCTGAATCCCTTCGAGGCCGTGGGCAAGGGCGCGGACGCCATGGTGTCGGTCGTCACCACCACCTTCACCTACCTTGGCCGCATTTTCGTCGGCAAGGAGTCCGGGGATTTGCTGAACGGTCCGCTGGGCATCGCCAAGGCCGCGGGCGGCGTGACCAAGCAGGCCGTGGCCTATGAAGCGCCGCCCTCGGTCCTGATCCTGAACCTTGTTCTGACCTATCTGCAGTTCGCCGCCATAGTTTCGATCGGAATGGGTATTGTAAATCTGCTGCCGATTCCCGTGCTGGATGGGGGCCACCTGATGTTCTACGGCTATGAGGCTGTGGCGCGCAGGCCAGTTCCCGCCCGTGTTCAGGAGGTCGGTTACAGGGTCGGTCTTGCTTTGCTGGCGGGATTGATGTTGTTCGCAACCTGGAACGATCTCCAGAAACTGAGTTTGTTCAAATTCCTCGGCGGGCTCGCATGA
- the bamA gene encoding outer membrane protein assembly factor BamA, giving the protein MIRKDASALRFARAASPSLLALVVAAGLAGPALAQSAPAPAVQTGEPITTAPQEQAAPPERPERVQIARILVRGNQRIDQTTVLSYLPIQPGDVVDAAVLDVAVRTLTRTQLFADVQLGVQPNGDLVVEIVENPIINQVVFEGNSAIGEEKLTEEVTLKPRGIYTRARIQEDVGKIVELYRLSGRIGATVTPKIVQLEQNRVDVVFEINEGAETGVRAITFLGNQAFSDSDLRDVMVTKQSQWWRLFTTNDNYDPNRLDYDREQLRKFYTNRGYYDFRVLSAVSELAPDDSSFGITLTVDEGDRYNFGTVNIVTESERLNPDFLKRLLPIREGDLYESDKIETAVDALTFAAGSAGYAFVEIEPEYRANPETNVVDVTFNVREGQRVYVDRINVVGNTRTLDNVIRREMMLSEGDAFNRTLLERSRNNLRALGFFKDVTVEESRGSAPDRSVVNVTVTEQPTGELSVGAGFSSVDSFVLNLGITERNFRGRGQNVVARLEWGSLRQQIDFRFTEPKFLGRDLRAGFDAFHSRYDLSEYSSYDYRSTGGGLRLSYPLNGYTLLSTRYFLKSDEIIVPSGYCSASGAGSNALCDQVGSFLNSSAGYTLLVDRRNDPVRPTRGWTGTLRQDFAGIGGDVNYIKTEAEVEAYWGITPQWVVTAKAQTGYVAGWGGDPVRINDRFFKGGNSFRGFETAGIGPRDLTTTDALGGNFYAVGTLELTVPNYLPEEYGIRTSLFTDVGTLGVLDDRYTVNSSGLPDSNIVDDLELRASAGVSIHWRSPMGPIRFDISKVLGKEEYDKTESFRFSTSTQF; this is encoded by the coding sequence ATGATCCGAAAAGACGCGTCCGCCCTTCGTTTCGCCCGCGCCGCGAGCCCAAGCCTTCTGGCTCTGGTCGTGGCCGCCGGCCTCGCCGGACCGGCGTTGGCGCAAAGCGCGCCCGCGCCCGCCGTACAGACCGGCGAGCCGATCACGACCGCTCCGCAGGAGCAGGCCGCGCCGCCGGAGCGTCCGGAGCGCGTGCAGATCGCCCGCATTCTGGTGCGCGGCAACCAGCGCATCGACCAGACCACGGTCCTGTCCTATCTGCCGATCCAGCCGGGCGACGTCGTCGACGCCGCGGTGCTGGACGTCGCGGTCCGCACCCTGACCCGCACCCAGCTGTTCGCCGACGTCCAGCTGGGCGTGCAGCCGAACGGCGATCTGGTCGTCGAAATCGTTGAAAACCCGATCATCAACCAGGTGGTCTTCGAGGGTAACAGCGCGATCGGCGAGGAAAAGCTGACCGAGGAAGTCACCCTGAAGCCGCGCGGCATCTACACCCGCGCCCGTATTCAGGAAGACGTGGGCAAGATCGTCGAGCTGTATCGCCTGTCGGGCCGTATCGGCGCGACGGTGACGCCGAAGATCGTCCAGCTTGAACAGAACCGCGTCGACGTGGTGTTCGAGATCAACGAAGGCGCCGAGACGGGCGTTCGCGCCATCACCTTCCTGGGCAACCAGGCGTTTTCGGACTCTGATCTGCGCGATGTGATGGTCACCAAGCAGTCGCAGTGGTGGCGGCTGTTCACGACCAACGACAACTACGACCCGAACCGTCTGGATTACGACCGCGAGCAGCTGCGGAAATTCTATACGAACCGCGGCTACTACGACTTCCGCGTCCTGTCGGCGGTCAGCGAGCTGGCGCCGGACGACTCGAGCTTCGGCATCACCCTGACGGTGGATGAGGGCGATCGGTACAATTTCGGCACGGTCAATATCGTCACCGAAAGCGAGCGGCTGAACCCGGACTTCCTGAAGCGCCTGCTTCCGATCCGTGAGGGCGACCTCTACGAGAGCGACAAGATCGAAACCGCCGTGGACGCCCTGACGTTCGCCGCCGGTTCGGCCGGTTACGCCTTCGTCGAGATCGAGCCCGAGTACCGCGCGAACCCGGAGACGAATGTCGTCGACGTGACGTTCAATGTTCGCGAAGGCCAGCGCGTCTACGTCGACCGGATCAACGTGGTCGGCAACACCCGCACGCTGGACAACGTCATCCGCCGCGAAATGATGCTGAGCGAAGGCGACGCGTTCAACCGCACCCTGCTGGAGCGGTCGCGTAACAATCTGCGCGCCCTGGGCTTCTTCAAGGACGTCACCGTCGAGGAATCGCGCGGCTCCGCCCCCGACCGGTCGGTGGTCAATGTGACGGTCACCGAACAGCCCACCGGCGAACTGTCGGTCGGTGCGGGCTTCAGCTCGGTCGACTCCTTCGTGCTGAACCTGGGCATCACCGAGCGGAACTTCCGCGGTCGTGGCCAGAACGTCGTGGCCCGACTGGAGTGGGGCTCGCTGCGTCAGCAGATCGACTTCCGCTTCACCGAGCCGAAATTCCTCGGTCGTGACCTGCGCGCGGGCTTCGACGCCTTCCACTCGCGCTACGACCTCAGCGAATATTCGTCCTACGACTACCGGTCGACCGGCGGCGGCTTGCGTCTGTCCTATCCGCTGAACGGCTATACCCTGCTCAGCACCCGATACTTCCTGAAAAGCGATGAGATCATCGTGCCTTCGGGCTATTGCTCGGCGAGCGGCGCCGGCTCGAACGCCCTGTGCGATCAGGTCGGTTCGTTCCTCAACTCGTCGGCGGGCTACACCCTGCTGGTCGACCGCCGGAACGATCCGGTTCGCCCGACCCGCGGCTGGACCGGCACCCTGCGTCAGGACTTCGCCGGCATCGGTGGCGACGTGAACTACATCAAGACCGAAGCCGAGGTGGAAGCCTATTGGGGCATCACCCCCCAGTGGGTCGTCACGGCCAAGGCCCAGACCGGCTATGTCGCAGGCTGGGGCGGGGACCCGGTGCGGATCAACGACCGTTTCTTCAAGGGCGGCAACAGCTTCCGCGGTTTCGAAACCGCGGGTATCGGTCCGCGGGACCTGACCACGACCGACGCCCTCGGCGGCAACTTCTATGCCGTCGGAACGCTGGAACTGACGGTCCCGAACTATCTGCCGGAAGAGTACGGCATCCGCACATCGCTGTTCACTGACGTCGGCACCCTGGGCGTTCTGGACGACCGCTATACGGTCAACTCCTCGGGCCTGCCGGACAGCAACATCGTTGATGATCTGGAGCTGCGGGCCTCCGCGGGCGTCAGCATTCACTGGCGTTCGCCCATGGGTCCGATCCGCTTCGACATCAGTAAGGTTCTCGGCAAGGAAGAGTACGACAAGACCGAGTCCTTCCGCTTCTCGACGTCTACCCAATTCTAA
- a CDS encoding OmpH family outer membrane protein: MKLIAIGAFALATLTAGAAAAQTPAQTPAPLTHGPAITGVCIYSPQALLQNSTAGQSLAAGLQRLGEEVRGELAPYGASLESEATALQQGGQAADPDGSRARAWQTRLQEAQQLEQTRANELRYTERLQTQTIVSAARPVVAALYQERGCSLLLDGSSILAGNPAMDITPAAIQRLNQALPALPTFQRSAVPAELQQ, encoded by the coding sequence ATGAAACTGATCGCTATCGGCGCCTTCGCCCTCGCTACCCTGACCGCCGGCGCCGCCGCGGCCCAGACCCCGGCCCAGACCCCGGCCCCGCTGACGCATGGCCCGGCCATCACGGGCGTCTGCATCTACAGCCCGCAAGCCCTGCTGCAGAACAGCACCGCCGGCCAGTCGCTGGCCGCCGGCCTGCAACGTTTGGGCGAGGAAGTTCGCGGCGAGCTGGCTCCTTACGGCGCCTCGCTGGAAAGCGAAGCCACCGCCCTGCAACAAGGTGGCCAGGCCGCGGATCCGGACGGTTCGCGCGCCCGCGCCTGGCAGACCCGTCTGCAGGAAGCCCAACAACTGGAGCAGACCCGCGCCAACGAGCTGCGCTACACCGAGCGTCTGCAGACCCAGACCATCGTGAGCGCCGCCCGTCCGGTCGTCGCCGCCCTGTATCAGGAGCGCGGCTGCAGCCTGTTGCTGGACGGCAGCTCGATCCTCGCCGGCAACCCGGCCATGGACATCACCCCGGCCGCCATCCAGCGCCTGAATCAGGCGCTGCCGGCTCTGCCGACGTTCCAGCGCAGCGCGGTTCCGGCCGAGCTGCAGCAGTAA
- the lpxD gene encoding UDP-3-O-(3-hydroxymyristoyl)glucosamine N-acyltransferase → MPDPRFFESLTTLDVAGLAERIGAEVSRGGDRKVSAVAPLGTASSTDVAFMGVSKFAEQLRATGAGCVIVPAAAVELAPEGAAVLVSGTPQAAWAAASLLFHAPRSLTVAAERASVVEDDSVVLEPGVVLGEGTRIGRGTRIGANTVIGPGVQIGRDCHIGPNVSVGFALIGDRVKLYAGVRIGEPGFGAAGSATGAVDVPQLGRVILQDNVTVGANTCIDRGAYDDTVIGENTKIDNLVMIAHNCVIGRNCLIAAHTGISGSVVVGDGVIFGGQAGVGDHLKIHDGARIAGGAGILADVPAGETWSGYPAKPIRQFLRETVWVSKQARGKARGKTEQ, encoded by the coding sequence ATGCCTGACCCGCGATTTTTCGAAAGCCTGACGACGCTCGACGTCGCCGGGCTGGCCGAAAGGATCGGGGCCGAAGTGTCGCGCGGCGGAGACCGAAAGGTCTCCGCCGTTGCGCCTTTGGGGACCGCCTCATCGACCGACGTCGCCTTCATGGGCGTAAGCAAGTTCGCTGAACAGCTCAGGGCCACCGGGGCCGGTTGCGTGATCGTGCCCGCCGCGGCGGTGGAGCTGGCGCCGGAAGGCGCGGCGGTTCTGGTATCCGGAACGCCCCAGGCCGCCTGGGCGGCGGCGTCCCTGCTGTTCCATGCGCCCCGCAGCCTCACCGTGGCGGCGGAGCGGGCCTCGGTCGTCGAGGACGACAGCGTGGTGCTGGAGCCCGGAGTGGTGCTGGGCGAGGGCACCCGTATCGGCCGCGGCACGCGGATCGGCGCCAACACCGTCATCGGGCCCGGGGTCCAGATCGGCCGGGACTGCCACATCGGCCCGAACGTCAGTGTCGGCTTCGCCCTGATCGGCGACAGGGTGAAGCTGTACGCGGGCGTGCGGATCGGCGAGCCGGGGTTCGGCGCCGCCGGATCGGCGACGGGCGCGGTGGACGTGCCGCAGCTCGGCCGCGTCATCCTGCAGGACAATGTCACGGTCGGCGCCAACACCTGCATCGACCGCGGCGCCTATGACGACACGGTCATCGGCGAGAACACCAAGATCGATAATCTGGTCATGATCGCCCACAACTGCGTCATCGGTCGCAACTGCCTGATCGCGGCGCACACCGGGATTTCCGGCTCGGTCGTGGTCGGCGACGGCGTGATCTTCGGCGGACAGGCCGGCGTCGGCGATCACCTGAAAATCCACGACGGCGCGCGTATCGCCGGCGGCGCCGGTATTCTGGCCGACGTGCCGGCGGGTGAAACCTGGTCGGGTTATCCCGCGAAACCCATTCGGCAATTCTTGCGCGAGACCGTCTGGGTGTCCAAACAGGCGCGGGGCAAGGCCCGCGGGAAGACAGAGCAATGA
- the fabZ gene encoding 3-hydroxyacyl-ACP dehydratase FabZ yields MSEDVNIDYAEVMRRLPHRYPFLLVDKAEAFVPATSITGIKNVTHNEPFFPGHFPIDPVMPGVLIVEAMAQTGALLMSKTLDVAVADKVIMFMSIDGVRFRKPARPGDQLRMEVKVIKARGDAYKFRGETFIDGKLAAEAEFMAMVVKVDQPAT; encoded by the coding sequence ATGAGCGAAGACGTCAATATTGATTACGCCGAGGTGATGCGGCGACTGCCGCACCGCTACCCCTTCCTGCTGGTCGACAAGGCCGAAGCCTTCGTGCCCGCGACCTCGATCACCGGCATCAAGAACGTCACCCACAACGAGCCGTTCTTCCCGGGCCACTTCCCGATCGATCCGGTCATGCCGGGCGTGCTGATCGTCGAGGCCATGGCCCAGACGGGCGCCCTGTTGATGTCCAAGACGCTGGACGTCGCGGTGGCCGACAAGGTCATCATGTTCATGTCCATCGACGGCGTGCGCTTCCGCAAGCCGGCGCGGCCGGGCGACCAGCTGCGCATGGAGGTCAAGGTGATCAAGGCCCGGGGCGACGCCTACAAGTTCCGCGGCGAGACCTTCATCGACGGAAAACTGGCGGCCGAGGCCGAGTTCATGGCCATGGTCGTCAAGGTGGACCAGCCGGCGACCTGA
- the lpxA gene encoding acyl-ACP--UDP-N-acetylglucosamine O-acyltransferase: MAIHPTAVIDAKAEIAAGAEIGPWCTVGPGVVLSEGVRLVSHVVVQQDTTVGERTIIHPFAVIGGDPQHTGYKGETVRLEVGADNVIREHCTFNRGTPQGSGVTVIGSNSLFMTGAHVGHDCVVGSNVTFANNATLGGHARIGDRVFLGGLAAVHQFGRIGQGAIVGGLSAVTRDVIPYGSAWGNHVKLHGLNLIGLKRKGYGKDAVRRLLAAYRDIFEGDGLFADRLTAAAETYADLPEIQEIIAFIREDTRRPVALPER, from the coding sequence ATGGCGATCCATCCCACAGCCGTCATCGACGCGAAGGCCGAGATCGCCGCCGGGGCCGAGATCGGACCGTGGTGCACGGTCGGGCCGGGCGTGGTCCTGTCCGAGGGCGTGCGTCTGGTCAGCCATGTAGTCGTCCAGCAGGACACGACGGTCGGCGAGCGGACGATCATTCATCCCTTCGCCGTCATCGGCGGTGATCCGCAGCACACCGGCTACAAGGGCGAGACCGTCCGGCTGGAGGTCGGCGCGGACAACGTCATCCGTGAACACTGCACCTTCAATCGCGGCACGCCGCAGGGCAGCGGCGTCACGGTGATCGGTTCGAACAGCCTGTTCATGACCGGCGCCCACGTCGGGCATGACTGTGTGGTTGGAAGCAACGTCACCTTCGCCAACAACGCGACCCTGGGCGGCCACGCCCGGATCGGCGACCGGGTCTTCCTGGGCGGTCTGGCGGCGGTGCACCAGTTCGGCCGGATCGGTCAGGGCGCCATCGTCGGCGGCCTGTCGGCGGTGACGCGCGATGTGATCCCCTACGGCTCGGCCTGGGGCAACCATGTGAAGCTGCATGGGCTGAACCTGATCGGGCTGAAGCGGAAGGGGTACGGCAAGGACGCGGTGCGTCGCCTGCTGGCCGCCTATCGCGACATCTTCGAGGGCGATGGCCTGTTCGCGGACCGCCTGACCGCCGCAGCTGAAACCTATGCGGACCTGCCGGAAATCCAGGAGATCATCGCCTTCATCCGCGAGGATACCCGGCGTCCGGTGGCGCTGCCGGAACGATGA
- a CDS encoding LpxI family protein: MSGKLALIAGGGALPVSVAARCEAEGRPVFVIRLAGFADPHLAHYPGIDAGMAEIGKIMSAMKKADCKAVCLAGTVNRPDFKTLKPDLKGAMVLPGIIAAATKGDDALLRKILSLFEAEGYAVEGADDILGGETLPSGALGKVQPTDEQLADLRKALFVAGKTGELDIGQGAVVCDGLVLAVEAQEGTDAMLMRVAGLPGDLRGSASARKGALGKAPKPIQDLRVDMPVMGARTIEMAAAAGLAGVGGVTGRLIVMDRPSLIEAADRLGLYVWGEDQ, encoded by the coding sequence ATGAGCGGCAAGCTGGCCCTGATCGCCGGAGGCGGGGCCCTGCCCGTGTCCGTCGCCGCGCGCTGCGAGGCCGAGGGGCGTCCGGTGTTCGTCATCCGTCTGGCCGGGTTCGCCGATCCGCACCTGGCCCACTACCCGGGCATCGACGCGGGCATGGCCGAGATCGGCAAGATCATGTCGGCGATGAAGAAGGCGGACTGCAAGGCGGTTTGTCTGGCCGGGACGGTCAACCGCCCGGATTTCAAGACTCTGAAGCCCGATCTGAAGGGCGCTATGGTCCTGCCGGGCATTATCGCCGCGGCGACCAAGGGCGACGACGCCCTGCTGCGCAAAATCCTGTCGCTGTTCGAGGCCGAGGGGTACGCGGTCGAGGGCGCCGACGACATTCTGGGCGGCGAGACCCTGCCGTCCGGGGCGCTGGGCAAGGTTCAGCCGACCGACGAACAACTGGCCGACCTTCGCAAGGCGCTGTTCGTGGCGGGCAAGACCGGCGAACTCGACATCGGGCAGGGCGCGGTCGTCTGTGACGGGCTGGTGCTGGCCGTGGAGGCCCAAGAGGGCACCGACGCCATGCTGATGCGGGTCGCGGGTCTGCCCGGCGACCTGCGCGGCTCGGCGTCGGCCCGCAAGGGCGCGCTGGGCAAGGCGCCCAAGCCGATCCAGGACCTGCGGGTCGACATGCCGGTCATGGGCGCGCGCACCATTGAAATGGCCGCCGCCGCCGGTCTGGCGGGCGTGGGCGGGGTGACGGGCAGGCTGATCGTCATGGACCGCCCGTCGCTGATCGAAGCCGCCGACCGGTTGGGCCTGTATGTCTGGGGCGAGGACCAGTGA
- the lpxB gene encoding lipid-A-disaccharide synthase, protein MLVAAEASGDALGAGLAQALRQRLGADVIFVGVGGPKMAAEGVVSPFDIAELSILGWIEGLKAYGLVKQRVADTVAHAVAEKPDAVVLIDSWGFTIRVAKALKEALPGVPLIKYVGPQVWASRPGRAKTLAQSVDHLLALYAFDAPWFEREGLETTVVGSQALHVDMGAADPAAFRARRGIAPDADLLLVLPGSRPSEIRLMTPVYEGAVAKLKRDNPALEVAVVAAGTVAEDVAGRIAAWPFRVHLVSESEKYDAMKAATVALATSGTVSTELALAGAPIVIGYRFQPLSYAIMKPFFTGKYATLFNHAADEEIARELIQKDATPESVAAEVGRLLADPEARRAQAERQTAALDLMGRNAPDPSSLAADAVLRVIAAKAGV, encoded by the coding sequence ATGCTGGTCGCGGCCGAAGCCTCCGGCGATGCGCTTGGCGCCGGTCTGGCGCAGGCCCTGCGACAGCGGCTGGGGGCGGATGTGATCTTCGTCGGCGTCGGTGGACCGAAGATGGCGGCTGAAGGCGTCGTCAGTCCGTTCGACATCGCCGAGCTTTCGATCCTCGGGTGGATCGAGGGGCTGAAGGCCTATGGGCTGGTCAAGCAGCGGGTGGCCGACACGGTCGCCCACGCGGTGGCGGAAAAGCCGGACGCGGTCGTGCTGATCGACAGCTGGGGCTTCACCATCCGGGTCGCCAAGGCGCTTAAAGAGGCGCTGCCGGGCGTGCCGCTGATCAAATATGTCGGGCCGCAGGTCTGGGCCTCGCGTCCCGGCCGCGCGAAGACGTTGGCGCAGTCGGTGGACCATCTGCTGGCCCTCTACGCCTTCGACGCGCCGTGGTTCGAGCGGGAGGGACTGGAGACCACGGTTGTCGGCTCGCAGGCCCTGCACGTGGACATGGGCGCGGCCGACCCCGCCGCCTTCCGCGCCCGCCGGGGCATCGCGCCGGACGCTGATCTGTTGCTGGTTCTGCCGGGTAGTCGCCCGTCTGAAATCCGCCTGATGACCCCCGTCTATGAGGGCGCGGTGGCGAAGCTGAAGCGGGACAATCCGGCGCTGGAAGTGGCTGTGGTCGCCGCAGGCACGGTTGCGGAAGATGTCGCCGGTCGCATCGCGGCCTGGCCGTTCCGCGTGCATCTGGTCTCTGAATCCGAGAAGTATGATGCGATGAAGGCCGCGACGGTGGCGCTGGCGACCAGCGGTACGGTCTCGACCGAACTGGCGCTGGCCGGGGCGCCGATCGTGATCGGCTACCGCTTCCAGCCGCTCAGCTATGCGATCATGAAGCCCTTCTTCACGGGCAAGTACGCGACCCTGTTCAACCACGCCGCCGATGAAGAGATCGCGCGTGAGCTGATCCAGAAGGACGCCACGCCCGAGAGCGTCGCCGCCGAGGTTGGCCGTCTTCTGGCCGATCCGGAGGCCCGACGCGCGCAGGCCGAACGCCAGACGGCGGCGCTGGACCTGATGGGCCGCAATGCCCCCGATCCATCCAGTCTGGCGGCGGATGCGGTGCTGCGGGTCATCGCGGCGAAGGCGGGCGTCTGA
- a CDS encoding FUSC family protein, with protein sequence MARALSSRRAAEVRAALQIAVGAVVAFYLATALRLPHPYWSVISAIVVIQTSVGGGVLTVARDRSIGTLVGAVVGGVVAFARPEGVNWMMAGLAASVAGLAFFGTGRPWLKVAPVTAAIVIAGAAGPEGPAQLALDRVMEILVGSGVGVVAILLLFPHHARQTFKLQAREAAGKAAALLELVMRGEEADQGELARRHADLKKRLDGLGQAATSVIDLPGAQKETADRAALVRTFWRVRSDIVILGRGFQVSGALERLEPWALAVSTAVDRMEALSRGVPVEPLDDPDATLKLGGAEPDGDLARGAAAIGLTHMHRDLNDLIGRFRDLHLI encoded by the coding sequence ATGGCGCGCGCCCTGAGCTCGCGCCGCGCGGCCGAGGTGCGGGCGGCCCTGCAGATCGCGGTGGGCGCGGTCGTGGCCTTCTATCTGGCGACCGCCCTGCGGCTCCCGCATCCCTACTGGAGCGTGATCTCCGCCATCGTCGTGATCCAGACCAGCGTGGGCGGCGGTGTGCTGACGGTGGCGCGGGATCGCAGCATCGGAACCCTGGTCGGGGCGGTCGTGGGGGGCGTGGTCGCCTTCGCACGACCCGAGGGCGTGAACTGGATGATGGCGGGGCTCGCCGCGTCCGTGGCCGGTCTGGCCTTCTTCGGAACCGGCCGGCCCTGGCTTAAGGTGGCGCCGGTCACGGCGGCCATCGTCATCGCCGGCGCCGCGGGGCCGGAAGGGCCGGCGCAACTGGCGCTGGACCGGGTGATGGAGATCCTCGTCGGCAGTGGCGTGGGCGTCGTCGCCATCCTGCTGCTGTTCCCGCATCACGCTCGCCAGACCTTCAAGCTGCAGGCGCGAGAGGCGGCCGGAAAGGCGGCGGCCCTGCTGGAACTGGTGATGAGGGGGGAAGAAGCGGATCAGGGGGAATTGGCGCGCAGGCATGCCGATCTGAAGAAGCGTCTGGACGGGCTGGGGCAGGCGGCGACCAGTGTGATCGACCTGCCCGGCGCGCAGAAGGAGACGGCGGACCGGGCGGCGCTGGTGCGGACCTTCTGGCGGGTGCGCAGCGACATCGTCATTCTGGGACGAGGATTCCAGGTCAGCGGCGCGCTGGAGCGGCTGGAGCCCTGGGCGCTGGCGGTTTCAACCGCCGTGGACCGCATGGAGGCGCTGTCGCGCGGCGTGCCGGTCGAACCGCTGGATGACCCCGACGCCACATTGAAGTTGGGCGGCGCGGAACCGGACGGCGATCTGGCGCGGGGGGCGGCGGCTATCGGCCTGACGCACATGCACCGGGACCTGAACGACCTGATTGGTCGCTTCCGCGATCTGCACCTGATCTAG